A section of the Bacillus sp. V2I10 genome encodes:
- a CDS encoding endospore germination permease encodes MKAKISVRQFIIIVILFTVGTSILVYPASIAAEAKQDAWITAILSTGIGLLFIWLFSALGSIVPQLTLIEMCMKLLGKWLGTIAAIIFISFFYYSTAALLFYVGNFLTTQMMPDTPMVFPIILYLSILVLGVYLGIETFARFAEVVFPIVILLLMILFIFISPQFEFQNILPVFEVGIKPIMRGGILFFSNTFLMPITLLMIFPSHLNQTKQGRKAFIMGVFIGAIILDIIIVISILVLGDYITSIEMYPSYVLAQKINIGDFFQRTEAIMAIIWFITIYIKMTIYFYGTVLGLAQMLKLHDYKPIVLPLGLTLVPFSLLMYPDITYMQKFESTSWVPYGFTIGIFLPLLLLGAAVFRKNILKENLQNLKS; translated from the coding sequence TTGAAGGCCAAAATATCAGTACGACAATTTATAATAATAGTGATCTTATTTACAGTTGGAACTTCCATATTAGTTTACCCGGCAAGTATAGCAGCTGAAGCAAAGCAAGATGCATGGATTACGGCAATACTCTCTACAGGCATTGGTTTATTATTCATATGGTTATTTAGTGCTTTAGGTAGTATTGTCCCTCAATTAACTTTAATCGAAATGTGCATGAAACTTCTTGGTAAATGGTTAGGTACCATAGCTGCTATCATTTTTATTTCCTTTTTCTATTATAGTACTGCTGCATTACTATTCTATGTAGGGAATTTCTTGACAACACAAATGATGCCTGATACCCCGATGGTATTCCCAATTATTCTTTATTTAAGCATTTTAGTTCTGGGAGTTTACCTTGGAATCGAAACCTTCGCTCGTTTTGCAGAAGTAGTTTTCCCTATAGTAATATTACTTTTAATGATTTTATTCATCTTCATTAGCCCTCAGTTTGAATTTCAGAACATTCTGCCCGTATTTGAGGTAGGGATTAAGCCTATCATGCGGGGTGGAATTCTCTTTTTTAGTAACACTTTTCTGATGCCTATTACTTTATTAATGATTTTTCCCTCTCACCTAAATCAAACCAAACAAGGTAGAAAAGCGTTTATAATGGGGGTTTTTATCGGGGCGATTATACTTGACATCATAATTGTGATAAGTATTTTGGTTTTGGGGGATTACATCACTTCTATTGAAATGTATCCAAGCTACGTTTTAGCACAAAAAATTAATATCGGGGACTTTTTTCAACGGACAGAAGCTATCATGGCCATAATATGGTTTATCACGATCTATATCAAGATGACTATATATTTTTATGGAACAGTCCTAGGCCTTGCACAGATGTTGAAGTTACATGATTACAAACCAATTGTCCTTCCATTAGGGTTGACTTTAGTTCCTTTTTCCTTATTAATGTATCCAGATATAACTTATATGCAAAAATTCGAATCGACAAGTTGGGTACCTTATGGCTTTACGATTGGTATATTCCTCCCATTATTATTACTAGGTGCAGCTGTATTTAGAAAAAACATTCTTAAAGAAAACCTACAAAATCTAAAATCTTAA